A genomic segment from Pyrodictium occultum encodes:
- a CDS encoding chromatin protein Cren7, translated as MACEKAVRVRDPTTGKEAELVPIKVWQLAPRGRKGVKIGLFKSPETGKYFRAKVPDDYPICS; from the coding sequence TTGGCGTGTGAGAAGGCTGTGAGGGTTCGTGACCCCACGACCGGCAAGGAGGCGGAGCTGGTGCCGATCAAGGTGTGGCAGCTAGCCCCCAGGGGGAGGAAGGGAGTAAAGATAGGCCTATTCAAGAGCCCCGAGACAGGCAAGTACTTCCGCGCCAAGGTCCCAGACGACTACCCGATATGCAGCTAG
- the mvk gene encoding mevalonate kinase produces MRCRARAPAKVILFGEHWVVHGGRALAAAVGLYSRAYAEPADDGVVVESVNLGVREDVLHGCQVFCSLRKAFEYISSARSSGRLWPARLIIDSEIPVGAGLGSSAAVAVSASAAYACVAGLEVAPELVSRAAFESEKLVHGNPSGVDNTVSSYGGFLLYRRGETPMPLDFGGLGDVVVVVIDTGVKRSTARAVRLFTERLHRLGGLGRELLEVAEGIIDEALRALRRGDAAGLGLLMDVAHGLLNAMGVSHVELEKAVQAARASGALGAKLTGAGMGGSAIALVEREKAPRVSEKLRELGLRVYEAALGARGVSVEHG; encoded by the coding sequence TTGAGGTGCCGCGCCAGGGCTCCCGCGAAGGTCATACTCTTTGGCGAGCACTGGGTCGTCCATGGGGGTAGGGCGCTTGCCGCTGCGGTAGGGCTCTATTCCCGCGCGTACGCCGAGCCTGCTGATGATGGTGTGGTGGTGGAGTCCGTCAATCTCGGGGTCCGTGAAGACGTCTTGCACGGCTGCCAGGTCTTCTGTAGCCTTAGGAAGGCGTTCGAGTACATATCGAGCGCCAGGTCTAGCGGCAGGCTGTGGCCCGCCAGGCTCATCATAGACTCTGAGATACCGGTGGGCGCGGGGCTGGGGAGCAGTGCAGCGGTAGCGGTCTCTGCCTCAGCGGCTTACGCGTGCGTAGCCGGCCTCGAGGTGGCACCGGAGCTTGTCTCACGCGCGGCTTTTGAGAGCGAGAAGCTGGTCCATGGGAACCCTAGCGGGGTCGACAACACGGTATCCTCGTACGGCGGGTTCCTTCTCTATAGGCGTGGCGAGACGCCTATGCCGCTGGATTTCGGCGGACTTGGCGACGTGGTTGTAGTAGTCATAGACACCGGGGTGAAGCGCTCCACGGCGAGAGCTGTTAGATTATTCACGGAGAGGCTTCATAGGCTTGGGGGGCTGGGCCGAGAGCTGCTCGAGGTGGCTGAGGGGATTATTGATGAGGCTCTGCGCGCGCTTCGCCGTGGAGACGCGGCGGGCCTAGGCCTCCTCATGGATGTGGCGCACGGGCTCCTGAACGCCATGGGGGTCTCGCATGTTGAGCTGGAGAAGGCTGTGCAGGCCGCCAGGGCTAGCGGCGCTCTAGGCGCTAAGCTCACGGGAGCAGGCATGGGCGGATCAGCCATAGCTCTTGTGGAGAGGGAGAAGGCTCCAAGGGTTTCGGAGAAGCTGAGGGAGCTAGGCCTACGAGTCTACGAGGCCGCCCTCGGCGCTCGAGGGGTCAGCGTGGAGCATGGCTAG
- a CDS encoding NUDIX hydrolase — translation MLFRVTARCIILQDGLLLVQLSKKGDFYRLPGGRVRPEETVLQGLQRELMEELGIPKIGDARLAFIVESFYRRRSGIVHELGFYFLCKSPIGPNVKPREDHLKLRWIKPEELNAKNFKPSALASYLRKLDGARELQPRYIINVDVGQV, via the coding sequence ATGCTGTTCAGGGTCACAGCCCGCTGCATAATCCTGCAAGACGGCCTCCTCCTGGTCCAGCTGAGCAAGAAAGGCGATTTCTACCGTCTACCAGGCGGGCGTGTACGGCCAGAGGAGACGGTGCTTCAAGGTCTTCAGCGGGAGCTCATGGAGGAGCTCGGTATACCGAAGATAGGTGACGCGCGCCTCGCATTCATAGTAGAGTCTTTCTACCGCCGCCGCAGCGGGATAGTGCACGAGCTGGGCTTCTACTTCCTCTGCAAGAGCCCCATAGGCCCTAATGTAAAGCCTAGGGAGGACCACCTAAAACTACGCTGGATAAAACCAGAAGAACTCAACGCCAAGAACTTCAAGCCCTCCGCGCTAGCCAGCTACCTCCGCAAGCTAGACGGGGCCAGGGAGCTCCAGCCCAGGTACATCATAAACGTGGATGTGGGCCAGGTATAG